The Spirosoma radiotolerans genome has a window encoding:
- a CDS encoding pyridoxamine 5'-phosphate oxidase family protein, which produces MLSELTSDMIESMLGNQYYGRIACAAGSRILIEPMMYYYDGHYIYGLTRQGTKTQLLHQNPNVAFEIDEAISLDIWRSVVIEGVYEELQEEDRDYALYLLKKRKIPVFADERFGYPDVPVPADLKVIYPVVYRIQIMSKTGRCYQRHPHSKSVQAAHLG; this is translated from the coding sequence ATGCTAAGTGAATTAACCTCCGATATGATCGAGAGCATGCTGGGCAATCAGTACTACGGCCGGATTGCCTGCGCTGCCGGGAGCCGGATTCTAATCGAACCTATGATGTACTACTATGACGGTCATTATATTTATGGTCTTACTCGTCAGGGCACCAAAACGCAGCTGCTGCACCAAAATCCAAACGTAGCCTTCGAAATCGATGAAGCGATCAGCCTGGACATCTGGCGAAGTGTGGTCATTGAGGGCGTCTACGAAGAATTGCAGGAGGAAGACCGCGATTATGCGCTTTACTTGTTGAAAAAACGTAAAATACCGGTCTTTGCCGATGAACGGTTTGGTTATCCTGACGTGCCCGTACCGGCCGATCTGAAAGTAATCTACCCAGTCGTCTATCGCATACAAATTATGAGCAAAACGGGGCGTTGCTATCAACGCCATCCACACTCTAAATCAGTACAAGCGGCTCATCTGGGCTAA
- a CDS encoding L,D-transpeptidase family protein — protein MLRYLLICLFIPAIANAQLEKDWVRLRQYASNIGVDERCTTPDPVCLKACFSQIVYGKSIRRMGYQDVAERLDTARINRLTRQFLTGADWCPLLDSLESHDRNYRQLKDYCMRCLVDDYMADSLSIEQIKSTLNVYRWLNRFPSTKRVIVNIPSATLRVIDESGETILNSRVIVGKASTPTPLFTAQITDIVTYPYWNVPRSIAINEVLPKIRKNPAVVLADMNLQVIDARGKIVHPDSIEWSATSAKSFPYRLRQSTGCDNALGVMKFTINSPYDIYLHDTNQRSLFVNEKRALSHGCIRVEKPVELANLLLGTTRFDASFLTSCRKQINPKTVLLSHTIPVFVIYSVLDVDAAGAISVYKDVYQRGQTDL, from the coding sequence ATGCTACGTTACCTGCTTATCTGTTTATTCATTCCTGCGATTGCCAATGCCCAGCTTGAAAAAGACTGGGTGCGACTGCGCCAATATGCCAGCAATATCGGCGTAGATGAACGCTGTACAACACCCGACCCGGTCTGTCTGAAAGCCTGCTTTTCGCAGATCGTTTATGGGAAATCTATCCGACGAATGGGCTACCAGGATGTAGCCGAGCGGTTGGATACTGCCCGAATCAATCGGCTGACGCGGCAGTTCCTGACCGGGGCTGATTGGTGCCCCCTGTTGGATTCGCTGGAATCCCACGACCGCAATTACCGACAGCTTAAGGACTATTGCATGCGCTGTTTGGTCGACGATTATATGGCCGATTCGCTGAGTATCGAACAAATCAAATCAACGCTGAATGTTTACCGATGGCTCAATCGGTTTCCATCGACCAAACGAGTCATTGTCAACATTCCTTCGGCTACACTGCGGGTAATTGATGAATCAGGTGAAACGATCCTTAATAGTCGTGTAATTGTGGGGAAAGCCAGTACTCCGACTCCTCTGTTTACGGCGCAAATCACGGATATAGTTACCTACCCTTACTGGAATGTCCCCCGCTCGATTGCCATCAATGAGGTACTGCCTAAAATTCGAAAGAATCCAGCTGTGGTGCTGGCCGATATGAACCTACAGGTTATTGATGCACGAGGGAAAATTGTGCATCCTGATTCGATTGAGTGGTCGGCCACATCGGCAAAATCCTTTCCGTATCGATTGAGGCAATCGACCGGCTGCGATAACGCGCTGGGGGTGATGAAGTTTACGATCAACAGCCCATATGATATTTACCTGCACGATACAAACCAAAGAAGCTTGTTCGTGAATGAGAAACGGGCGCTGAGCCATGGCTGTATCCGGGTTGAGAAACCGGTCGAACTGGCTAATCTGCTACTGGGTACCACCCGTTTCGATGCCTCATTTTTGACAAGTTGCCGAAAACAGATCAATCCCAAAACCGTGCTTTTGTCGCACACTATCCCGGTTTTTGTTATATACTCTGTTCTTGACGTAGATGCTGCCGGTGCGATTTCTGTGTATAAAGATGTTTACCAGCGGGGGCAAACGGATCTCTGA
- a CDS encoding NAD(P)-dependent oxidoreductase: protein MLHWPLTPLTERIINAQSLTALKSSAILVNTD from the coding sequence GTGCTCCATTGGCCACTCACACCACTTACTGAGCGTATTATAAACGCTCAATCATTGACCGCGCTCAAATCAAGCGCTATTTTAGTGAACACGGATTGA
- the adhP gene encoding alcohol dehydrogenase AdhP, translating to MKAAVARAYGQPLQLEEVPVPALIPGRILVKVAACGVCHTDLHAINGDWPVKATLPLIPGHEGVGTVVAIGEGVTQVKVGDRVGVPWLYTACGHCEHCHTGWETLCERQQNTGYSVQGSYAEYVLADPNYIGILPDSLSFEEAAPILCAGVTVYKGLKETEVKPGQWVVISGIGGLGHLAVQYAKAMGMKVVAVDIQDDKLDLAKSVGADLLINALNEDPVGAIQRLIRGAHGVLVTAVSRSAFAQAVGMLRRHGTLALVGLPPGDFDLNIFDIVLTRKTVRGSIVGTRQDLVESLAFAADGKVKVHYHADRLENINQVLADMTAGKIDGRVVLRMSETEASQQASLPVNRTLMAV from the coding sequence ATGAAAGCCGCTGTTGCCCGAGCGTACGGGCAGCCGCTCCAGCTAGAAGAGGTTCCTGTTCCTGCCCTTATACCAGGCCGGATTTTAGTCAAAGTGGCTGCCTGTGGGGTTTGCCATACCGATTTGCACGCCATCAACGGCGATTGGCCGGTCAAGGCAACCTTGCCATTAATTCCCGGTCACGAAGGTGTTGGAACGGTAGTGGCCATTGGCGAGGGCGTCACCCAGGTAAAGGTAGGCGATCGGGTGGGAGTTCCCTGGCTCTATACGGCCTGTGGTCATTGCGAGCACTGCCATACGGGCTGGGAAACGCTTTGCGAACGTCAGCAGAATACCGGCTATTCGGTGCAGGGAAGCTATGCGGAATACGTACTGGCTGACCCGAACTATATCGGAATTCTGCCCGATTCCCTATCGTTTGAGGAAGCTGCGCCCATCCTGTGCGCGGGCGTTACGGTGTACAAAGGTTTGAAAGAAACGGAAGTAAAACCCGGCCAATGGGTCGTCATATCCGGTATCGGGGGCTTAGGTCACCTGGCGGTTCAGTATGCCAAAGCCATGGGCATGAAAGTAGTGGCGGTGGATATTCAGGATGACAAATTAGACCTGGCGAAAAGCGTAGGGGCCGATCTGCTCATCAACGCGCTGAACGAAGATCCCGTGGGCGCTATTCAACGCCTAATTAGGGGAGCGCATGGCGTTCTGGTCACTGCCGTTTCCCGTTCGGCGTTTGCGCAGGCTGTTGGGATGTTGCGCCGACACGGGACGCTGGCCTTGGTCGGCCTGCCACCAGGTGATTTTGATCTGAATATTTTCGATATAGTGCTCACACGCAAGACCGTTCGCGGATCTATTGTCGGTACCCGTCAGGACCTGGTCGAGAGTCTGGCTTTTGCTGCCGATGGGAAAGTGAAGGTCCACTACCATGCGGATCGGTTAGAGAATATCAATCAGGTACTTGCCGATATGACTGCCGGTAAAATAGACGGGCGAGTAGTACTGCGTATGTCAGAAACGGAAGCGAGCCAGCAAGCGAGTTTGCCGGTTAACCGTACGCTGATGGCTGTTTAA
- a CDS encoding phosphoketolase family protein, protein MSQRANLLVVYSPFLMNQTLSLPTTEPTHQRLTNLHRYWLATNYLGAAQLYLRDNFLLKRPLEATDIKPRLLGHWGTQPGLNLIYAHLNRLIQDTNANVLLVVGPGHGAPAILANLYLEGTLGDYDSQYAVGIEGMSQLIRQFSWPYGLPSHLVPGTPGQIQEGGELGYCLSHAFGAALDNPDLIVTCVIGDGEAETGPLAAAWHSNKYLNPATSGAVLPILHVNGYKLSGPTIYGRMSNDELTHLFTGFGYQVRIVSGSDPMQVHAAMWQAMNWAYEEIQIIQRNARSGMLMGVPAWPMLILQTPKGWTCPLTVDGQPIENTSHAHQLPVADPAGKPTQLATLETWLRSYHPQNLFDGEGRPFSHVVSGCPTGSRRIGMNPHANGGQLLVPLDLPDYANYAVPVPSPGATSVEGTHTLALYLRDVFCQNESAQNFRIVCPDETTSNRMTPLFQATQRAWMGPMVETDEFLAPDGRVMEILSEHTCEGWLEGYLLTGRHGLFSCYEAFIPLVDSMLNQYAKWLKVSKETPWRKPLASLNYLLTSHVWRQDHNGYTHQVPSFINLVVAKKSSVARVYLPPDANCLLSVTAHCLRSRDYINLIVASKACQAQWLSIDEAREHCSRGMSIWEWAGNTGIQQPDVVLACAGDVPTNEVVAAAAILKDHLPDLQVRVVNVVDLLTLMSPEDHPHGFPETAFVQLFTANRPVIFAFHGYPMLVHELLHHRTNPNRFHIRGYIEEGRTTTPFDMLVLNKMSRYQLVLAALTHLDKRLDRQALAQWCRAKLDEHAAYIRREGQDMPDVRS, encoded by the coding sequence ATGAGCCAACGAGCAAATTTGTTGGTCGTCTATAGCCCTTTTCTGATGAATCAGACCCTTTCTTTACCAACGACGGAGCCGACACATCAGCGGCTCACCAACCTACATCGTTACTGGCTGGCCACCAATTATCTTGGAGCAGCCCAGTTGTACCTGCGGGATAATTTTTTGCTGAAACGGCCGCTGGAAGCGACTGACATCAAGCCGCGCTTACTCGGACACTGGGGAACGCAACCCGGTCTGAATCTGATCTATGCCCATTTGAATCGACTTATTCAGGATACCAATGCCAACGTTCTGCTAGTGGTTGGGCCGGGCCACGGGGCACCGGCCATTCTGGCAAATTTGTATCTGGAAGGAACCCTCGGTGACTACGATTCTCAGTATGCAGTAGGCATCGAAGGCATGAGCCAACTGATCCGTCAGTTTTCGTGGCCTTATGGACTGCCGAGCCATCTGGTGCCCGGCACACCCGGCCAGATTCAGGAAGGAGGAGAATTAGGGTATTGTCTTTCCCATGCATTCGGAGCCGCACTCGACAATCCAGACCTGATTGTAACCTGTGTCATCGGCGATGGCGAAGCGGAAACCGGCCCCCTGGCTGCCGCCTGGCATTCCAATAAATACCTGAATCCCGCTACCTCGGGGGCCGTGCTCCCTATTTTACACGTCAACGGCTACAAACTGTCGGGGCCCACAATTTATGGTCGCATGAGCAATGACGAGCTAACTCATCTGTTTACGGGCTTTGGCTACCAGGTACGTATCGTTAGCGGCAGCGATCCCATGCAGGTTCACGCGGCTATGTGGCAGGCGATGAATTGGGCCTATGAGGAAATCCAGATTATCCAGCGAAACGCCCGGTCGGGCATGTTAATGGGGGTTCCGGCCTGGCCGATGTTGATTCTGCAAACGCCCAAAGGGTGGACTTGCCCACTCACCGTAGACGGGCAGCCCATTGAGAATACGTCCCACGCGCACCAGTTACCCGTTGCTGATCCGGCGGGCAAACCTACTCAGCTGGCTACGCTGGAAACCTGGCTGCGTAGCTACCATCCCCAGAATTTGTTCGACGGCGAAGGTCGTCCTTTTAGCCACGTTGTCAGCGGCTGCCCGACTGGTTCACGACGTATCGGAATGAATCCCCATGCCAATGGTGGTCAGTTACTAGTACCTCTTGACTTACCCGATTACGCCAACTATGCGGTACCTGTACCGTCGCCGGGAGCTACATCAGTGGAAGGAACGCACACGCTGGCGCTCTATCTGCGCGATGTATTTTGCCAAAATGAAAGCGCCCAAAATTTTCGAATCGTCTGCCCGGATGAAACAACGTCTAACCGAATGACACCCCTGTTTCAGGCAACGCAACGTGCCTGGATGGGACCAATGGTTGAAACGGATGAGTTTCTGGCACCCGATGGCCGAGTCATGGAAATCCTGAGTGAACATACATGCGAAGGCTGGCTGGAAGGGTATTTGCTGACGGGGAGACACGGGCTGTTCAGTTGCTACGAAGCGTTTATTCCACTCGTCGATTCCATGCTGAATCAATATGCCAAGTGGCTGAAAGTAAGCAAGGAAACACCATGGCGAAAACCGCTGGCTTCCCTCAATTACTTGCTCACGTCGCACGTATGGCGACAAGACCATAACGGTTACACTCACCAGGTGCCGAGTTTTATCAATTTGGTAGTAGCGAAGAAAAGCTCCGTGGCACGCGTATATCTGCCGCCCGATGCCAATTGTCTGTTGTCGGTAACGGCCCATTGCCTGCGAAGTCGTGATTACATCAACCTGATTGTGGCCTCGAAAGCGTGTCAAGCGCAGTGGTTGTCCATTGACGAAGCCCGCGAACATTGCAGCCGCGGCATGTCTATCTGGGAATGGGCCGGAAACACCGGAATTCAGCAACCAGATGTGGTACTGGCCTGTGCGGGCGATGTGCCAACCAACGAAGTGGTGGCGGCAGCCGCTATTCTGAAAGACCATCTCCCAGACCTGCAGGTTCGGGTGGTAAACGTTGTGGATCTGCTGACCCTTATGTCGCCAGAGGATCACCCACATGGTTTTCCCGAAACAGCTTTCGTTCAGCTCTTTACGGCCAATCGTCCGGTGATCTTCGCTTTCCATGGCTACCCGATGCTGGTTCACGAATTACTGCATCATCGGACCAACCCCAACCGATTCCACATTCGGGGGTACATCGAAGAAGGACGCACCACCACGCCTTTCGACATGCTGGTACTCAATAAGATGAGCCGCTATCAACTCGTACTGGCGGCACTGACACATCTTGATAAACGACTTGATCGTCAGGCGCTGGCTCAATGGTGCCGGGCCAAGCTCGATGAACACGCAGCGTATATCCGACGCGAAGGCCAGGACATGCCGGACGTACGAAGTTAA
- the katG gene encoding catalase/peroxidase HPI, protein MENIEKQDTQDPSVWDVNDDSKVNTVGKCPFLNGELNKSAGGGTRNRDWWPNQLRLDILRQHSSLSDPMGETFNYAEEFKTLDLAAVKKDIVDLMTTSQDWWPADYGHYGPFFIRMAWHSAGTYRIGDGRGGASSGAQRFAPLNSWPDNTNLDKARLLLWPVKQKYGRKLSWADLLVLTGNCALESMGFKTFGFGGGREDVWEPEEDIYWGSETKWLGDDVRYANPHERKLEQPLGAANMGLIYVNPEGPAGNPDPVASAHDIRETFGRMAMNDEETVALIAGGHTFGKTHGAADPGQYVSSEPAGATIEEMSLGWKNSFGSGHGPDTITSGLEVTWTTTPTQWSNDYFEHLFSYDWELTKSPGGAHQWRPKDGAGAGTVPDAHDPLKRHAPMMLTTDLALRADPTYEKISRRFYENPDEFADAFARAWFKLTHRDMGPIERYLGPEVPTEELLWQDPVPAITHTLVNDQEIAALKANILASGLSVSQLVSTAWASASTYRNSDKRGGANGGRVRLAPQKDWEVNDPAQLATVLGTLTSIQEEFNSTQSGDTRISIADLIVLAGCAGVEQAARNAGHEVTVPFTPGRADASQEQTDIQAFDALEPSADGFRNYLNARHKSAAEDMLIDKAQLLTLTIPQLTVLVGGMRVLNTNFDHSQHGVFTKRPEALTNDYFVNLLDMSTTWRATSDAQSIFVGSDRRTGEPKWTGTRVDLIFGSNSELRAIAEVYGCSDSQEKFVRDFVAAWTKVMNLGRFDLVA, encoded by the coding sequence ATGGAAAATATCGAAAAGCAGGACACGCAAGACCCATCTGTATGGGACGTCAATGACGACAGCAAAGTCAACACCGTTGGTAAATGCCCTTTTCTGAATGGAGAGCTAAACAAAAGTGCTGGTGGCGGCACAAGAAATCGCGACTGGTGGCCAAATCAGTTACGACTGGATATTCTACGTCAACATTCTTCGCTGTCCGATCCGATGGGCGAGACGTTTAACTACGCTGAAGAGTTCAAAACGCTTGATCTGGCGGCTGTTAAGAAAGATATTGTTGATCTAATGACCACCTCTCAGGATTGGTGGCCAGCCGATTACGGTCACTATGGCCCTTTCTTCATTCGCATGGCCTGGCACAGCGCGGGTACCTACCGCATTGGTGATGGTCGTGGTGGTGCCAGCTCTGGCGCCCAGCGCTTTGCGCCACTCAACAGCTGGCCCGATAATACTAACCTCGACAAGGCCCGTCTGCTGCTGTGGCCGGTCAAACAGAAATACGGCCGGAAACTTTCGTGGGCTGATCTGCTGGTTCTCACCGGCAACTGTGCTCTCGAATCGATGGGCTTTAAGACATTTGGCTTTGGCGGTGGACGTGAGGACGTATGGGAACCAGAAGAGGATATTTATTGGGGTTCCGAAACCAAGTGGCTGGGAGACGATGTTCGGTATGCCAACCCACATGAGCGTAAACTGGAGCAACCCCTTGGGGCGGCTAATATGGGGCTTATCTACGTGAACCCGGAAGGTCCGGCAGGAAATCCTGATCCCGTTGCCTCTGCGCACGATATTCGGGAGACCTTCGGTCGCATGGCTATGAACGACGAAGAAACTGTCGCCCTCATTGCCGGCGGGCACACATTCGGCAAAACCCACGGCGCTGCCGATCCAGGCCAGTATGTTAGTTCTGAGCCCGCTGGTGCAACCATTGAAGAAATGAGTCTTGGCTGGAAGAACTCCTTTGGGAGTGGTCATGGGCCTGACACCATAACCAGCGGTCTGGAAGTTACCTGGACAACGACCCCAACCCAATGGAGCAATGACTATTTTGAGCACCTCTTCAGCTACGACTGGGAACTGACAAAGAGCCCCGGCGGAGCGCATCAGTGGCGGCCGAAGGATGGAGCTGGAGCCGGCACCGTGCCCGATGCCCACGATCCGTTGAAGCGCCATGCACCCATGATGCTGACGACCGACCTGGCGCTGAGAGCCGATCCTACTTACGAAAAGATTTCAAGACGCTTCTACGAGAATCCGGATGAGTTTGCGGACGCATTTGCCCGGGCGTGGTTCAAGCTAACGCACCGTGATATGGGCCCAATCGAGCGCTATCTGGGTCCGGAAGTACCAACCGAAGAGCTGCTTTGGCAGGATCCTGTCCCCGCCATTACGCATACATTGGTCAATGATCAGGAAATTGCGGCTCTAAAGGCTAATATTCTCGCATCGGGCCTGTCAGTGTCCCAACTGGTATCTACTGCCTGGGCCTCGGCGTCTACGTACCGTAACTCCGACAAGCGTGGTGGAGCCAATGGTGGCCGTGTTCGTCTGGCACCGCAGAAGGATTGGGAAGTTAACGATCCGGCACAGCTGGCTACGGTATTAGGTACGCTCACGAGTATTCAGGAAGAGTTCAACAGTACGCAATCCGGCGATACCCGAATCTCCATTGCTGATCTGATCGTGCTGGCTGGCTGCGCCGGTGTTGAGCAGGCGGCTAGGAATGCCGGTCATGAGGTAACCGTACCCTTCACGCCAGGACGTGCCGATGCGTCGCAGGAGCAAACGGATATACAAGCATTCGATGCGCTTGAGCCAAGTGCTGACGGGTTCCGCAACTACCTCAACGCCAGACACAAATCGGCGGCTGAAGACATGCTGATCGACAAAGCGCAACTCTTGACGCTGACGATTCCGCAGTTGACGGTACTTGTCGGGGGCATGCGTGTGCTTAACACGAACTTCGACCACTCGCAACATGGCGTCTTCACGAAGCGTCCGGAAGCGCTCACCAATGATTACTTCGTTAACCTGCTCGACATGAGTACCACCTGGCGGGCAACCTCAGATGCGCAGAGCATCTTTGTGGGTAGCGATCGCAGAACGGGTGAACCCAAATGGACGGGCACGCGTGTCGATCTGATCTTCGGCTCGAACTCAGAACTCCGGGCCATCGCCGAAGTGTATGGATGTAGCGACTCGCAGGAAAAATTTGTGCGGGACTTCGTCGCAGCCTGGACTAAGGTGATGAATCTCGGTCGCTTCGACCTGGTCGCCTAG
- a CDS encoding universal stress protein, with the protein MKTILVPTDLSAASEAALSVAVEIARTYQSTILLLHSVVYPLPVAAYPEAVSITTSYTVDEWRQLEQEAKIALNRLVANEKYKGVTIVPTLLTNGQGLIHNVTDRPADLIVMSSEGASGLEEWLVGSNAESIVRHAHCPVLIIKKPVVPFRPEKIVYAIDVDDRLKAVQPYSFPLSEGKKYQFLYVQTPTDSRVPEGIRDWINEFARAEGITEFTATVYKSRDVSGGILDYADEANADLIVLVTHGYKGLRHFLSGSVAEDVLNHSQKPVLVMRI; encoded by the coding sequence ATGAAAACGATCCTTGTTCCTACCGACTTGAGTGCTGCCTCAGAAGCGGCTCTTTCAGTGGCGGTAGAGATTGCCCGAACCTATCAGTCTACGATACTTCTGCTGCATTCGGTGGTGTATCCCTTGCCTGTGGCTGCTTATCCGGAAGCCGTGTCGATTACCACTAGCTATACAGTCGACGAATGGCGGCAACTGGAACAGGAAGCAAAAATAGCCCTGAATCGTCTGGTAGCGAATGAAAAATACAAAGGCGTTACCATTGTTCCAACCTTACTGACCAATGGCCAAGGGCTGATTCACAATGTTACGGATCGGCCCGCCGACCTGATTGTAATGAGTTCGGAAGGCGCATCAGGTCTGGAAGAGTGGCTGGTGGGCTCCAATGCCGAGAGCATTGTCCGGCATGCGCACTGCCCGGTACTGATTATAAAGAAACCTGTTGTCCCGTTTCGTCCCGAAAAAATTGTTTATGCCATCGATGTGGATGACCGCTTAAAAGCCGTTCAGCCCTATTCCTTTCCATTAAGCGAAGGGAAAAAGTACCAGTTTCTCTATGTACAAACACCCACCGACAGTCGGGTCCCAGAAGGCATCCGTGACTGGATAAATGAATTTGCCAGAGCAGAAGGGATTACAGAGTTTACCGCTACGGTTTATAAATCCCGCGATGTATCGGGAGGTATTCTCGACTATGCTGATGAGGCAAATGCAGACCTGATTGTGCTGGTTACCCACGGCTACAAGGGGTTGCGGCACTTTCTGTCAGGCAGTGTCGCCGAAGATGTACTGAATCATTCCCAAAAGCCCGTTTTGGTCATGCGCATATGA